Sequence from the Mobula hypostoma chromosome 11, sMobHyp1.1, whole genome shotgun sequence genome:
CAGTGTCTGAACGCCAGAGGGCAGAGGCTTCAAGAGTCTAATGTCGCACTGTCTGGACAGAAGCACTCTGCCCAAGTGAGGGCCATCTCCTGACAGGCAAGCGACACCTCTGCTGTAGGTCTGCGCTCGAGAccactccctccatctcctccGCGGGCCTCATGGCTGCAGTAAAAAAAAGGCCAGCGATAacctgaaggatcccacccaccctgctttgTCCCAATCCCACcagggaagaggctatgtagcatcgatgcctggaccaccagactcaaaaatggttacttctcccaagccatcagggtgatcaacacttccactcattaacacacccCATCACCACTACATGCAGATCACCCTACGTACACACGATCAGTAACAGCTACCTGTACGTTATGTTCTGTAggattgctttcatatttatCTTTATTGTGACTTTCACTATTCTTTTACTGCATTCTTAGTTTTTTTAATGCTCAGATCGGATCCGGATTAACAATCATTTTACTGTCCTTTGCAGTCATATTCTGAACAATGGCAAGAAACCATCTCTGCAGTGAGCAGGGGAAGGCGGGCGGGGAGGAGGAGTTGGTGGGCCTGCAGAGCGAGGCGAGTGAGCCTTGGCAGTACGTCCCCTTGGCCAACGACACTGGGGCCGGAACTGCACCACGGAAACTTAAAAAGACACGTTTCCCCGTCCACTTCTATGCTCGCGGGTGTTCCATGCAGGCAGCACAGTTCTGCCCTTTTGTGTCGGAAACAAGGAATGATTTGTACAGGAGGTCACTGGTTTCAGCATTTTAACGAGGGGCGATGGGAGggatggtggggcgggggggaggtttGCCTTCGTGCTATAATTGGGTGCCCCGGAGTGAAGAATACAGCATCGCTGACAACCTGGTGTTGCCCTGTGACGTGTACAGTTTCACACAGCAGGGGCTAGTGCATCTGACGCGCTGACAAGAAAGGGCAGGTTTTCTGGGCGGTAGAGGGGTGGGCAGAAAATGTCGGTGTGGGGAACGCTGCccacccctcttccttccccactACTCGTCCAAATCAATTCAATCCAGTGTCCCTCCTCAGCTATCCTAATACTCTGTGCTCCTGAACTACAGGAGCAAACCCTGCCACCCCCAGGGCGGAAGCTTCCCTAAGCACTTCAGATCAGCCCAGGGTTTAGGGGGTGGATTTAATCTAGCACTATAAGTCACTCTTGCCTGCAGAAAAGGAACTGTGTGGGGCCTTAAATTTACCCaaatcaaaactgctcacaaaatcgTGCAGGTATGACAGGCCTCGACAAGCTGTATTCTTGAAACGACACAGAACTGATTTCAAGTTTGCATCATTAATAAGTCAAAAATTTTCCAACTATGTAATTATTAGAGATAATTCATTATAAGCCTGCATTGGCCTGGTTACAGATTTTTCCTGTTATCCCAAACACCATTCTATCTCCTTGTAAATGGAAGATTTCTTTTAAGAACCCCTCAGTGAGCTGTCCACGCCAGGAGCTATTCATAGCTGGCAATTATGTGCTAACTTCAAACAACGCTAATAAGGATTTTTTGCTCTACCACAGTACAAAAGATCTTTAGCAAAATCCAGCCCTATTAAGTAGACAATTCGGAGGTTGCATAAAAGGATTTCTGCTTAACATCACCTTGAATGTAATCCCTTCCATTAAAAGTCTTTTAAATcatccctccccccctcaccaccaCACACCCAacatctccttccccccccccaacccaccccgCTTCACACTTCTCCTTGAATCTTTTGTAAAGGGTAATTACTTCAATGCTGTATTTATGCATTCTGTTCAGGGCTGGGAAGCTAAATGTTGTGTTTCAGGAATTAGCCTCGCCTATTCTTTCCCCACctaccccccacacaaaaaagtaACGGGAACCATTGATCAAGACTCTGGAATGTCAGCAATCCCCAACCTTTGATCTGTCCTGTTCCGTCCAGCACTGGGAGTGCTAGCACAGCAAAACAGGGTTCAAGCAAGTAAAACAACAGAGCACATTAGCATTCGctaacacaacatgctggaggaactcagcaggtcaggcagcgtccatggaaaagaatacacagtcgacgtttcaggacgaggcccttcatcagtagCGGAGCTATTACAGACACTGCCCGCGGGGAGATTGTACACTTCCTTTCTGTGAccggtggtgtgccacagggatcgggtGCTGGGTTCGCCATTGTTTGCCATCTATGTGAACGATCAGGATggcaatgtggttaactggaccaGCAAGTTTGAGGACGACACCAAAATTGGAGTtgtagtgggcagtgaggaagactatcatggcttgcagtgggattaggaccaactggaaaaatggcagatggaatttaacacagacaAGAGTGGGGGGTTtgactttggaaagacaaactaaAGTAGGACTTGCTCTGTGAGTGGTAGGGTTCTGAGGAgtgggttataaagaaagcttttggcatatttgtcttcatagatcaaagtattaagtataggAGTGGGGATGTTATGCTAAGGTTATGTaaaacattggtgaagcctaacttggagtaatgtgtgcagttcttgtcacctacctacaggaaaggtatcaataaaactgaaagagcacagagacAATTTGTAAGGATGTTTCCGGCCCCTGAGGACCTGAgcttatagggaaagtttgaatagtttaggactgcagcacaggagaatgaggggagatttgattgaggtgtgcaaaattatgagggtaataGATAAGGCAAGCAGGCTCTTTTCCACTGAGACCAGAATTAGAAGtaaagggttaaaggtgaaaggttaacatgagggggaaacttcttcactcagagggtggtgagagtgcggaatgagctgccagctgaagcGGGGAATGCAGGTTTGCCTTCAATACTTAActgcttggataggtacacggatgggagggttatggagggctatggcccaggtgcaggttgaCAGAATGAGGCACAATAACAGATcagcatgcactagatgggccaaagggactctGTCATCTTTGCATTCTATAGCTCCTGGGTATGATTCCTAAACTGCGACTCGTCCCGACACACTAGTCTGCACAAGCACACAGGGAAATGAAATCCAGGTTTGAAAAGACGCAAAGAGCCTCAACTTAACGTGCAGTGAGTAACGCTCTAGTTATTTTTATTACAGCTTGAGGGACATTGCTACATGGTGATGCACTAACCCAAAGGAAATACTTTCCCCTCAGTGATATAAAAAGGCAGCAGCTCCCCACAGCCAACCTCAACAGGCTGAACGTACTTGTAGTCAGACAGCAGGCACGGATGaaaggcctcggcctgaaacatcgactgctgattcctccccatagatgctgtctgactgtctgatctgctgacttctgccagcattttctgtgttactctgggtttccggCATCTGCACTGCCTCTTGCACACATGGTCAGAACACGTTTTTAATATCCCACTCTCTGGACTGTGTTTTGCCTGCATCGTTCCCCAGTCAACCCAACGGTCTGCCAAGGCCAAGACATGATACGTACCCAAGTCGCAGCCCCTGTGCCGGTAGAACTGAGGGGACTAAGCCAAAGGTTGCAGCAGACGGGAGGCAACATGCGAAGTGCCAAACCCCATCCCTGGCTTTgatgcctctctccctctctctgattGCACACGGGTTGCACTCCCCAAGAGTGCCTCCCTCAGGTTTAAGTGTGGTCAGGTGGAGCCAGGGAGCAGAACTTCCGCAAGGTACGCACGGGCCAAGATTTAAAAACTTTCTGCCGGCTTTCTGCCTTCATTTACGCAAACACTCCTCCAGGGGGCGAGCTTCCCCAGCACAAGGCAAGTTTTACCTGAGGTGTGGGCCTCCCTGGGAGGACGAGCTGAATTCTCAGCAAAGCAGGTTTACCAGGACGCTGGCTGGATTTACAAAGCATGTCGAGCGAGCTGGGGCTTTCTGCCTTCAGAGTGAAGGAGgaagatagaggtatacaagagatgtagatagaatggacagccttttcccagggcagaaatggctgatacgCGAGGGCAATAATTTCAaggtaaacacaaggaaattctgccagtgctggagatccaaagcaacacacacaaaacgttggaggaactcagcaggtcgggtagcgtctatggaaatgaatacaggtACGACATcatgggccgagacctttcttctggactggaaaggaagggggaagatgccagaataaaaaggtggcgggGGGAGAtgatagctaaaaggtgataggtgaagctagctgTGCAGGAGAGGTACCCAGAGGAAGGATTCTGAcaagagatggggaaggaggaggagatccaggggcaagtgataggctggtgaggagagggaagaggccagactgaggaaaagaagaagagaggaggggcaggggaattttaaggtgattagggggatgtcagagtaattttttttttaaacagaaagtGGAGCGTGCTGCCAAGGGTGCTCATagcagatacatgagggacattCCGGAGGTTCTAGATATGcagaaggatgaaagaaaaatggagagttatgtgggACAGAAGCATTAGATtgctcttggagtaggttaaaacaatggcacaacattgtgggccgcagGGCCTGGACTACGCTATGTTCTACGTTCAGCCTGCTGCTCCCTCAGAACCCCTGGGGTTACCTCACTTTCCTCTCAGCAAGgttcagagttcagtcccagAATACCTCTGAGGCCTGGCGAGCATTATTGTTGCCAAAAATACCCCTCTTAAATCCTGCCCAAGGGTCCTCTCCAGCACATCCACGTGTGGACACCTCGGTGGAGAGAGCATCTTGTGGATGAATTGCCTCCTTTTTATTATTGGTGCGTCTGCCAAGTCTGCAAACCAGTCTGAAGGGAGATTGGCGAGATTGTGCCATTATTCAAGAATTCAGCTGTATACTGAATTACAGCAGCattgcctccaagaggaccacaaccttgtcgtcaGGTTTGGAGGTTTGCCTGCCCTGATGACTCCCAGAGAGCGATGTTGGcctgagtcagggctttatgctttggctcttggtaggatcacctaCGCCAAGCAGGTCACGGAggttcagctcggggctaacaaccctgactgaaaAAATAAACTTGTCATGGAAACAGCAAAttaagaatccttctacatctgagtgtgataaTATTCCTGgatctccacccgggacttgcatgaccggCAGCACTGAAATCCGAAAGGAAGCTACGGATAtgacgaaggaagccctgaatactgccacagatggaggactttcattgctgcccatATGCCAGCAGTGTAGCAGGCTTAGTAAGTAAGTACACACACAGCACTGGGGAGAGAAATGGGATGGAGTGCAGATACAATTCTGTTCTATATTTCAAATGACTTCAGGCCAAATATTGAGAATTGACAATGTAAATCTAGAccagaaaaacagcagaaattagGTGGGAGGGGACACACTTCACATATTGTTGGTACCACATTTCACTAAGATGAGCTTCCACTCAGGAGTCGGCACATGGACGTGCAGGAGAGAATCCTTGGGCAGGATTTCAACGGTAGTTTTGGTAACAATCACTTGAATACTGCCGTGCCTTGCCCAAATTTGAAGACTAGCACGGATTACAACGAAAGGAATGCAGGGACCATCAGCCTTAAACTCGAGCGGCAGAGCAGAATGCGGAGACCATGTGGCCTCTCGAGCATTTGCATTCCTCAAAACCAACTCTGACCTGCCGAGGGCACGATGCCACTCGTCACCACGTCACGATCCCTGCTACGTTTCACACCAAAGTTGATGTCATAGAATAGGCAGACCTTGCAGCTACTTGCCCACTCAAAGGAAGCCTACAGTCACTGGGGAAATTGGAACCTAGCTGTTCAAAGTGTTGGTATCATTAACAGTTCCTGTCACCATCGCTGGCAAAGACAGATGTCTTCAAAGAGCACAAGGCAGACTTGACCAGAATCTTCTCAAAACCAAAGGATAAGAGCTATCAAATTTCATCTGTTTGTCAGCTGTATACACAATAACCTGCAGGAATGAGGCGCTGAAACAGTAACCCATTAAGCCACATTCAACAGGCTGCCAACTCCTTTACAATCCACCGTTTTGGCTACAAATTAATGCATTGTATTTGCTGTGCACAGTGTAATCCATTTAATCAGTAATGGGGATCTCAACGCTTCATTCCTGTTAGTTCCCAcacatccactcagtggccactttattaggtacacctcaatgcaaatatctaatcatcaatcatatggcagcaactcgatgcattaaagcatgcagacatggtcaagagattcaatggagaccaaacatcggaatggggaagaaatgcgttctaagtgacttcgaccattgaatgactgctggtgccagatggggtggtttgagtatctcagaaactgctgatcccctgggattttcacacacacatccatcttGAGAGTTTACCAAGGATGGTGTGAAAAAACGaagaaaatccagtgagcagcagttcgaccataagtcataggagcagaactaggctatctggcccatcaagtctgctccgccattcgactGACCCTTTTTCCCTTTCCTCCGCCCTAGTCCCCGCCCCTCTCTCTTGTTCTGTggacgaaaatgccttgttaacgacAGAGGCCAGTGCAGaaaggccagactgattcaagctgacaggaaggtgacagtaattcaaataaccatgcaatACAACAGTGgactgcagaagagcatctctgaatgcatccAGATCAGACCTccaggtggatgggctacagcagctgaagaccccatcagggtacctaataaagtggccacagagtgtagttTTGCATtcaattttaaattatttatgttAACACAAAAGCAAAGCTGTAGCTGAAGGGAGACCAAATGAGtgtgtggcatccagtttcaagGCATATTACCCAGGCATCAAgcccacaccaccacccctccgTCCCCGTCTCCTAAGCCTGATCAAGCAGAGGCACCATACCTGTAGCGCACAGAGCCACAAAAGTCTGGGCGTGTTTGCGGATGATCTGTTTGTTGTCCTTGGGGATGGGGAGCTTGTTGAGGAAGTGATCAATAAAGTCGTGAGGAGTCACAGAGGCTAGATCCCACTTCAGTTTGTTGAGCACAAGTAGCTCCATTTGCTGAAACAAAACATATAAATacattgcagctctgtaaaaccctggttagctcacacttgggagtactgtgttcagttctggctgcctcattacaggaagaatgtggaaactttgcagagggtgcagaggagatttgccaggatgctacctggattagagaggatagaacgagtgagctagggcttttctttgaaggatgagaggggacttgatggaggtgtacaataAGAGACGTAGATAGCGTAGATGGCCAGGGCAGAAATCTTTTAACACAATGTTAATTTtagctgattggaggaaagtatagggggagtacctttctacacagagagtggtggttgcatAGAATGTGGTAGAAGTAGATACATCAGGGTcattaagagaatcttagatatGCACTGGGGCGACAGAAAACTGGAGggccatgtaggagggaaggattagattgatcttagagtagattataaggttggcacaatgttgtgggcaaagggcttgtactgtgctgtcgtgttctatgtTATTTGTGTATGGCAGACTGTGTGAAGTCCGATAATGCAGGTGATAAATTATCATTCATACAAATGATCAAAGTTTGCAAACTGTGACAACTTGAATGGTGGTGATTAGTTAAATGCACTGCCTATCAAAACTGAAGCTCATTTCTCTCTGTGACCAGGATTACAAGTAGCACCTTACTGACCTCCGGTCAATGCGTTCTTTATGGAAAAACTGCCCCACTCACTGGGAGACATTACTGCTGTTTCTATCATTAGCTTCATTTCCTCTGctctttaaataaatattttcttttttctctctctcttgagtCAATGGCCTTTGTTTGCTCTATAATTTTGCAATGAGCCTTGGACATGGAACCAACTCCATCCCTAATTCATTAGCTGACATGGGGCTGTCAATAGAAATTGACTGAAAGAAGTTGTGCTGGTTTTTTTTGGAAGATTAATTTTAATTCCTAGCAATAAATCttgcacaaaataaaaaaaaatccctacATTGTAATTAAAATACAAGTTATTTTATTGTGGTTTTTGAATCCAGAGACTTGCAGAATATAGCTCTTTGCAGAAATTATGCCCACCATTGATCATGCAAAATGACAGGCACCGCGCTGTATAGATTGGTTGAGAAGAAATCtcaatatggggggggggggggtcactgccTACTGGTACACATGCCAGCAGAGGGCGCCAAATACCCGCAGATGGAAGAGTCCCCTTGAAAATGTTAACAAGGCATTGGGGGAAAATGTCAAATATCGAGAAAGGTACATTTGCAGCCTTTAAGTTTGCAAATTTTTCGTTTCCAATACAAAGCCCCAGAACCATTCAACGTCCACACCGAACAAATATTATACAGAGGCTATTAAAACATAAAATTCACCTTTCTAAAAATTATTGAAAATGGTAAATATTCAGGATATTTTTTAATTTGcactttttttggggggggtgggcTGGGGGTCTGGAGGATATTTGTGCTTGCCTGTTGGAGTGTGAAAGGTCAAGCGCAAAGGTGAATAAAACACTGGACCCCAAACAAAAATCACCCTGACGGGTTTGCGGGTGGGAATCGGATCTCGATATGGCACTTAGCACATTCCCACAATAAtaacagggggaaaaaaaacgcTGATTAAGCAATATTAGATGTAGCTGTATGGGCTTGCAGCGTGGATAACACGATCTTCAAGGAGGCGGTGGCCACAGAAATGACCTAAAATTTTCCAAAAATGTGTACATATCGGGTCTTCGCCGCGAGAGTTGGTGAGAGGAGCGAAGGCTGAGAAGGGGTAAAATTCGGCAACTACCGATTGCTCAGATCAGGGAAGCGAAGAGTACCCATTCTGTCGGACAATGTGAAGTAAAGTGGGGAGAGGGCAGCGATAACCTGATTGACTTGGGGGGGAGGAAAATTTGCCATTTACCAGTAATTCCTCGGGTCGGATGGAGTTATCGGTATAAATGCAGAGTTTTTCCGCTGTTAATGGAATGGTCTCTTTCATTTTCGATGCCAGAAACATGCAGGTCGCTCCCAGCAATTGCAAGTGGGTCTTTTTCGTTAGTTCAATCGACAAATATCGGTCCAAATAGTTCATGGCGATTGGGAAAACCtcctcttcacatctctgttcctcGCATACCTAGTAAAAGAAGGTTAGGTGGGAGGATGTACGAGGTTAGACCGCTAAAAGACTCCCTTAACACAATCTATTGGAGATAAATATTTTGGAGCGTTGGTGTTAGTTTATTAATTTTAAACCATTTCCAAAGCAACGAATTCTAAATGAGCGAGTGTCACACTCGCAAGatattccccctctctctctgctcagCCGCGCTCCCCAGCCGAGTTGCAGTTCAATTTTCACGTCGTCAtattttcaaaaaatatttaaaaatatttaaaaattagcCCGGGCGATCGAAATAATTCGAAAACCCTCCCCGTGCGATCCTTTTTCGATTGCAATTTGTCGCGAGGCGTTTCAAACCCAGGAACCCCCTCAAAAGAACTCAATTTCGGTGCCTGGGGTGTCAGGGGTTGCTTTAGGTGCTGGCGATTCTACAGTGCGGGTTTGCACCGACAATCATACCAAGGCTGGTCTATGCGCAACTTCAAAAAATGATTAAAAATAGAAACCAGCCGCAAAGCCGGGTGAAAAGGGCACGAAAATATGCCAAAACCTCTCAGGCTTGCGCCCTGTCCTATTTGCAAGCAACTGGCCCCGCGGTTTTCCCCTCAGCTTTATTTTTCCCCCAGACCATCGTTCCTGGTAAGTTCTACTGAAACGAGAACGTGGGTGCTCCCGTCAGTTTCAACAAAGATTTATATCAATTTCTGCCAGTTCCAATGAAAAATGCCTTGAAATTGATCAACCGTCCCCCCTATAATCTGGCGCTGCCGAGTCTATCAGAGAGGTTATAGTCCCTAGGATTTCAATGACTTTGTTTTAACTTAAAAGTTAGTGAAGCAATACGGAACAAAGATGGCGTATAATACTGGCACGCATCGAACTGCATACGTGTACAAGGTTATTTAAggttttaaaattaatttctcaGCCCCAGAAACTGCGGGAAACTTTAGCAATAACAAAAAAAGGTAGGGGGAATTCAGCGTCCGCCTTCTCTCAGTCCTCCGAACCCCGGCCTTCAAGATGCAACACCACCTTCTGTCTCAGCAAGATAAAGAAGGGTATTTGCAAGACTTGCACGctcggggcattagcggaagtgtCGGGCAAGAATTTCACATTGAAAGCGGGGGGAAAATTCAACAGAAATGGATAAAGATGAGCGAAaccgggggaggggggaacgAGCAAGGGGAAGCGTGACATTCCCTCCCCCGCCTCTGTTTGCTGTCAGACTGCACAGTGTCTGCccaaatctggcaaaaatgatTAAAGCCCCCTTGGTAGATGTAAACTCCGCCAACGTGCAAAATGTATATATgtacacaatatatatatatatatatatatatagattattATTATAATTCTCTGCACAAACCTCCAGCATCCAAGTCGCAACAATCTTTCTCATGGAAGGCACAATTTCTTTTTGGACGCATTTGAAGTAGCTAATAGAGGGAAGAGAGTTTTCTTCGCTTTTAAGCATATTATGCAGGACGCGATCATTGATTAAGTTGGGATCCTTATACGCTCTTCTGATGGTGTCTTCTTCACAGCATAATAGCTGATATTCCATTGCTATggatttctctttttctctctccctcgttctctttctcactctctctctctctctctctctctctctctccttattgCATTGACTAAAACGGAGGATGCTACTGCCTCTGGAGGCTATAGTTCAGGGGAAGAAAAAAACTTAACTATAACGTGCCCACCAGTGACGCAATTACCTCTTCGTTGTTGTTATGCAGAGCAGCTGGACTGGGAGATCAAAGGAGAAATGGGAGAGGCCAGTACAGGGGCAGAGTCTATAAACCAGCCCCAATCGCATGGAAAGAGGCAGGCTTTATCGATGTAAATGCAACTATATTGATTGCAGAGATGCGAAAAAAAAGTTTATGCCGATAGCTTTCTTCAGTACGAACCAATAATATAGGGACTACGAAATGACTTCTTaaaattttatatttaaaaagtgaattgATTATTCCATTTTACAAAAGGGCCCTTATTCTAATACAGTGGGAACTTGTAGTCAGTTGTCAATCAACAGTGCGTTGATTGACAGCTCAGTAATCACTCACAGTGCAAGAAAGTGGAAGCTTTGAGATACAACGGGAACAAAGTTAATTTAatccacatactgtatatataaaaccTGTGGTTCTCTGCTTACCGCCtcctccccaacacacacacacacacatttataaaCTTAAAATTTTCTGCCATAGGGTTAAAAATACTCTTTATTGCAGACTGTAATTTTCACGCGAATCGAAAAGATCCGCGCAGTGAAATTATATTCGTGTTTGCTTTTGCTATAGTTCCCCGTTTGCAGCCGCTTTTCACAAGAGGTCATCTCAGTTTATCCGAGGCTTCCTGAAACATTTTAGCCCGCCTGTGGTACAAATCCATATATAAAACTAAGACGTTAAGTGGAAagtttcgctctctctctctctctctcgctctcgctctctctctctctctctcactcgcgggGAGGGGAAGGGGCAGGAAAGAAAGTTAAATTGGCAAAATTTCCTCGATCTGTCAGAGGAACTCCTTATGCCGGTAGAAATAAGAGGCTAAGGTATTAGCATAACCAATGACGGGAAAGATTGTTACTAGGCAGATCAGGGAGCCCTCACTGTGGATTCTCATCGATCACTCAGGCATCTAAATTCATCCCTTTTgttctttggaatgtgaaagcACTTTAATGCTTTTATTTTGAGGGGCGAAGCAATCGGAAAGAGGGATCACCTTTTTTTTGGCCTTCTTATAGAAgcacagttttttttattatagcGACGCTAAGCCTGGGACTTATTTATAAACCGGTTTGCTTTTGTAAGTGATTGCACTTTCacgaaataaaaaaaataaggcaGGGTTTTTCTTTGACTGTGTGCCTGCTCCGTTATATGTTATTTTGCAAAGAAGATATTTTTCCCCCAGTTGCTCCTTGGGTCTTAAGTAATTTTTCCCCCTTCTCTGTGAATCTTGTCGCATGATCATTAATGTGAGCCGGAAAATTCCTCACATTCCAGTCTGCGCCGCCCACATTAACGAGTCCACATGGTCCGCTTGCATCTAATTACCGTAATACAGCTAAGCTATTGTTCCCCAAGAAACCCGGCTCTTGCCAAGCCACCCAGATATCTGTCAAAGCGGATGTGAGGAAGAATCTATGTATTTTACTTAACACGCACACAAACGGAGCCAGTGCCTTCGGATTCCGACAGCCAGTCCTGCTTTGACCCTAGCATTCCTTTGTATGTGAATAATTATTAGCAAACGTTTCAAATTAAATAAACCGATTATTCGGACTTTGGGACGGAACTTCGGCGTATTTATGGACACAGTCGATTAGGAGGCGGAATGGGAGGGAGTCAGTGAATTTCACTGGGGTTCAGCCCCCTCCTCCTGGGGTCTGATGCAGACATTCCCGCgagaaaaataggaaaacagcttTAACTTTCCTTTTACAGCCGCGATGTTGTGAATTACACCCCGGCTATTCTTTAGTGCAGCGGGCTGGGCGATTAAGCAAGTAACTAACTGGTAACTTGGCTGGGATGGCT
This genomic interval carries:
- the ccnd1 gene encoding G1/S-specific cyclin-D1 — encoded protein: MEYQLLCCEEDTIRRAYKDPNLINDRVLHNMLKSEENSLPSISYFKCVQKEIVPSMRKIVATWMLEVCEEQRCEEEVFPIAMNYLDRYLSIELTKKTHLQLLGATCMFLASKMKETIPLTAEKLCIYTDNSIRPEELLQMELLVLNKLKWDLASVTPHDFIDHFLNKLPIPKDNKQIIRKHAQTFVALCATDVKFISNPPSMIAAGSVAAAVHGLHLGNSNSFLSYQSLTEFLSQIIKCDPDCLRACQEQIESLLESSLRQVQNTSISPETKTIEDELDLSCTPTDVRDVNL